In one Corallococcus silvisoli genomic region, the following are encoded:
- a CDS encoding FtsK/SpoIIIE family DNA translocase — MTAAKKGGRAEKTVLSRQEIASRRKALANKKMKAPGAASPAKRALVGVFILAASLLALLAVATFDAHDRVGPGFHNAVGPMGHLIAETLRGALGVCAYLIPVGGIYTAVVLFVGNRERRRLPQVISLALLTCSVSVLAQLMFAKDRGWAHPPGGALGAGLGGLMEGMFSTVGTIILVTAISAAALIVGTQYTFFKLCSLVWAGLTVLGRRLSEAAHVFWEQQKVNYAARQERLAQEKEEEAAFLAELEAEEEELSEAERLAEEAEAAEAESLAEEAVRLARQNEKEQAANAKKALKEQREREKLEKKTARDELPEEDDAPEEQPSLPPERAERRSPGADPAWAASFLAPQPQLPANAEAAEPPRRPRKTPQIVTPPSAPSTPPVPAAALAPPVAEPVQKPVVAEKPSAAAPGNALIPAPPAALARMPLIVEPKAPPKPTAVKRPQDQFEFVGDRKSFSLPPLDVLEADKKERSALDKDAFLVTAEKLRAKLADFGIVGEVVEIRPGPVVTMYEFLPGPGIKVSKIAALQDDLAMAMEAMRVRIVAPIPGKGVVGIEVPNRDRETVFLKEIAEQDTFQKSSSKLTMCVGKDIEGMPYVFDLVKAPHLLIAGTTGSGKSVAVNSMIMSILLKATPEEVRFIMVDPKMLELSVYEGIPHLLLPVVTDPKKAALALRWAVEEMERRYQMLSEAGVRNIAGFNKLVETQAAEEKPAAAPAAKKKAKPKKMFVVDVEGSTAQASASASDGLGVAAPREDDEDLREAIVSDAASGLDADGEVDAEFEEDDADGAPQAEAAPADKKELKKLPYIVVIIDELADLMMVASREVETYVARLAQMARAAGIHLMVATQRPSTDVVTGIIKANFPTRISFMLRSKPDSMTILGTVGAEALLGMGDMLIMPPTSAHLQRVHGAYVSEHEIKKAVDHLKAQGKPVFDESILKPRDEDVEGGGEEDELSDELYDQALAAVSEMRSVSISMLQRKMRIGYNRAARMIERMERDGVVGPADGAKPREVLLRGLGDMPGAGAM; from the coding sequence ATGACAGCGGCCAAGAAGGGTGGTCGGGCGGAGAAGACAGTCCTGTCCCGACAGGAGATCGCGAGCCGCCGCAAGGCACTCGCGAACAAGAAGATGAAGGCGCCGGGCGCGGCCAGTCCGGCCAAGCGGGCGCTCGTGGGCGTCTTCATCCTGGCCGCCTCGCTGCTGGCCTTGCTGGCGGTCGCCACGTTCGACGCGCACGACCGGGTCGGGCCCGGCTTCCACAACGCGGTGGGCCCCATGGGGCACCTCATCGCGGAGACCCTGCGCGGCGCGCTGGGCGTGTGCGCGTACCTCATCCCCGTGGGCGGCATCTACACCGCCGTGGTGCTCTTCGTGGGCAACCGCGAGCGCCGCCGCCTGCCGCAGGTCATCTCCCTGGCGCTGCTCACGTGCAGCGTGTCCGTGCTCGCGCAGCTCATGTTCGCCAAGGACCGGGGCTGGGCCCACCCGCCCGGCGGCGCCCTGGGCGCGGGCCTGGGCGGCCTGATGGAGGGGATGTTCTCCACCGTCGGCACCATCATCCTCGTCACCGCCATCAGCGCGGCGGCGCTCATCGTGGGCACGCAGTACACGTTCTTCAAGCTGTGCTCGCTGGTGTGGGCCGGCCTCACCGTGCTGGGCCGCCGCCTCTCCGAGGCCGCGCACGTGTTCTGGGAGCAGCAGAAGGTCAACTACGCGGCCCGCCAGGAGCGGCTCGCGCAGGAGAAGGAAGAGGAGGCCGCGTTCCTCGCGGAGCTGGAGGCCGAGGAGGAGGAGCTCTCCGAGGCCGAGCGGCTGGCCGAGGAAGCCGAAGCCGCCGAGGCCGAGAGCCTGGCCGAGGAGGCCGTCCGCCTGGCCCGGCAGAACGAGAAGGAGCAGGCCGCCAACGCGAAGAAGGCGCTCAAGGAGCAGCGCGAGCGCGAGAAGCTGGAGAAGAAGACCGCCCGCGACGAGCTGCCGGAAGAGGACGACGCGCCGGAAGAGCAGCCCTCCCTGCCCCCGGAGCGCGCCGAGCGCCGCTCGCCGGGCGCGGATCCCGCCTGGGCCGCGTCCTTCCTCGCGCCCCAGCCGCAGCTGCCCGCGAACGCGGAGGCCGCCGAGCCGCCGCGCCGTCCGCGCAAGACCCCGCAGATCGTCACCCCGCCCTCCGCCCCGTCCACCCCGCCCGTGCCCGCCGCGGCGCTCGCGCCCCCGGTGGCCGAGCCCGTCCAGAAGCCCGTGGTGGCGGAGAAGCCCTCGGCCGCCGCGCCGGGCAATGCCCTCATCCCCGCGCCCCCCGCCGCGCTGGCGCGCATGCCGCTCATCGTGGAGCCCAAGGCGCCGCCCAAGCCCACCGCCGTGAAGCGGCCGCAGGACCAGTTCGAGTTCGTGGGGGACCGCAAGAGCTTCTCGCTGCCGCCCCTGGACGTGCTGGAGGCGGACAAGAAGGAGCGCTCCGCGCTGGACAAGGACGCCTTCCTCGTCACGGCGGAGAAGCTGCGCGCGAAGCTCGCGGACTTCGGCATCGTGGGCGAGGTGGTGGAGATCCGCCCCGGCCCCGTCGTCACCATGTACGAGTTCCTGCCCGGGCCCGGCATCAAGGTCAGCAAGATCGCCGCGCTCCAGGACGACCTGGCCATGGCGATGGAGGCCATGCGCGTGCGCATCGTCGCCCCCATCCCCGGCAAGGGCGTGGTGGGCATCGAGGTCCCCAACCGCGACCGCGAGACGGTGTTCCTCAAGGAGATCGCCGAACAGGACACGTTCCAGAAGAGCAGCAGCAAGCTCACCATGTGCGTGGGCAAGGACATCGAAGGCATGCCGTACGTCTTCGACCTGGTGAAGGCCCCCCACCTGCTCATCGCGGGCACCACCGGCTCCGGCAAGTCCGTGGCGGTGAACTCGATGATCATGAGCATCCTCCTCAAGGCCACGCCCGAGGAGGTCCGCTTCATCATGGTGGACCCGAAGATGCTGGAGCTCTCCGTGTACGAGGGCATCCCGCACCTGCTGCTCCCCGTCGTCACCGACCCCAAGAAGGCCGCGCTCGCGCTGCGCTGGGCGGTGGAGGAGATGGAGCGCCGCTACCAGATGCTGTCCGAGGCGGGCGTGCGCAACATCGCCGGCTTCAACAAGCTGGTGGAGACCCAGGCGGCGGAGGAGAAGCCCGCCGCCGCGCCCGCCGCGAAGAAGAAGGCGAAGCCCAAGAAGATGTTCGTCGTGGACGTGGAAGGCAGCACGGCGCAGGCCTCCGCTTCCGCCAGCGACGGCCTGGGCGTGGCCGCGCCGCGCGAGGATGACGAGGACCTGCGCGAAGCCATCGTCTCCGACGCCGCCTCCGGCCTGGACGCCGACGGCGAGGTGGACGCGGAGTTCGAGGAGGATGACGCCGACGGGGCCCCGCAGGCCGAGGCGGCGCCCGCCGACAAGAAGGAGCTCAAGAAGCTGCCCTACATCGTGGTCATCATCGACGAGCTCGCGGACCTGATGATGGTCGCCAGCCGCGAGGTGGAGACGTACGTGGCGCGCCTCGCGCAGATGGCGCGCGCGGCGGGCATCCACCTGATGGTCGCGACGCAGCGTCCGTCCACGGACGTCGTCACCGGCATCATCAAGGCCAACTTCCCCACGCGCATCAGCTTCATGCTGCGCTCGAAGCCGGACTCGATGACGATCCTCGGCACGGTGGGCGCGGAGGCCCTGCTGGGCATGGGCGACATGCTCATCATGCCGCCGACGAGCGCCCACCTGCAGCGCGTGCACGGCGCCTACGTCTCCGAGCACGAAATCAAGAAGGCGGTGGACCACCTCAAGGCCCAGGGCAAGCCCGTCTTCGACGAGTCCATCCTCAAGCCGCGAGACGAGGACGTGGAGGGCGGGGGCGAGGAGGACGAGCTGTCCGACGAGCTCTACGACCAGGCGCTCGCGGCGGTCAGCGAGATGCGCTCCGTCTCCATCTCCATGCTCCAGCGCAAGATGCGCATCGGCTACAACCGCGCGGCGCGCATGATTGAGCGCATGGAGCGCGACGGCGTGGTGGGCCCCGCGGACGGCGCCAAGCCCCGCGAGGTGCTGCTGCGCGGCCTGGGCGACATGCCCGGCGCCGGGGCGATGTAG
- a CDS encoding TFIIB-type zinc ribbon-containing protein gives MSDLHPDKPSHNEDDYFAREEIEVKRKLALQQAQETAAQQREALKQLHYMKCPKCGMDLQTLKQGNVELESCFNCHGVWLDAGELEQIVKNHGHDGGGKVMGAILNLFKRS, from the coding sequence ATGTCCGACCTGCACCCTGACAAGCCCTCCCACAACGAAGACGACTACTTCGCGCGTGAGGAGATCGAAGTGAAGCGCAAGCTCGCCCTCCAGCAGGCCCAGGAGACGGCGGCCCAGCAGCGCGAGGCGCTCAAGCAGCTGCACTACATGAAGTGCCCCAAGTGCGGCATGGACCTGCAGACGCTCAAGCAGGGCAACGTGGAGCTGGAGAGCTGCTTCAACTGCCACGGCGTCTGGCTGGACGCGGGCGAGCTGGAGCAGATCGTGAAGAACCACGGCCACGATGGCGGCGGCAAGGTGATGGGCGCCATCCTCAACCTGTTCAAGCGTTCGTAG
- the gatC gene encoding Asp-tRNA(Asn)/Glu-tRNA(Gln) amidotransferase subunit GatC, producing MALTLEQVRHVATLARLSLTPQEEERYATQLSRVLDAVAELEALDVSQVEPTSHATLASSLLREDVLRPSLPPEAGLANAPAKVGSAFAVPKILE from the coding sequence ATGGCCCTCACGCTCGAGCAGGTCCGGCACGTGGCCACCCTGGCGCGGCTGTCGCTGACGCCGCAAGAGGAGGAGCGCTACGCCACCCAGCTGTCCCGGGTCCTGGACGCGGTGGCGGAGCTGGAAGCGCTCGATGTGAGCCAGGTGGAGCCTACCTCCCACGCGACGCTCGCGTCCTCGCTGCTGCGCGAGGACGTGCTGCGGCCGTCGCTGCCCCCGGAAGCCGGGCTCGCCAACGCGCCCGCGAAGGTGGGCAGCGCCTTCGCCGTCCCGAAGATCCTGGAGTAG
- the gatA gene encoding Asp-tRNA(Asn)/Glu-tRNA(Gln) amidotransferase subunit GatA — translation MSSTLTDLSMLELGAKLAAREVSSVEATRASLARIAQVDPKVRAFLRVDEAGALKAAEASDARRQAGSPLSALDGVPVGLKDIFLTEGLETTCGSRLLEGFVPPYDATVVRLLKEAGLPLLGKLNMDEFAMGSSNESSAYFPTHNPWDLTRTPGGSSGGSAAAVAAREVFGALGTDTGGSIRQPAGFTNTVGLKPTYGRVSRYGVIAYASSLDQPGPMARTVGDTAALFQLIARHDPLDSTSADVETPDCLTGLEDGVRGLRLGVPREYFSDGMDPEVAGTLRASLEELEKLGATLVDISLPHTKYALATYYLLASSEASSNLARYDGIRYGQRAKDARGLKELYTQTRGQGFGAEVKLRIMLGTYALSAGYYDAYYLRAQKVRTLIREDFTRAFGQVDAIVSPTSPVPAFKLGDKVGDPLSMYLMDVYTLPCNLAGLPGLSVPCGFTQGGLPVGMQLLGRPFDEARLLRIARAFEREHDFFRRAVPV, via the coding sequence ATGTCGTCGACGCTCACCGACCTGTCGATGCTGGAGCTCGGGGCGAAGCTGGCCGCCCGTGAGGTGTCCTCCGTGGAGGCCACCCGCGCCAGCCTCGCGCGCATCGCCCAGGTCGATCCGAAGGTGCGCGCCTTCCTGCGCGTGGACGAGGCCGGGGCGCTCAAGGCCGCCGAGGCCAGCGACGCGCGCCGTCAGGCGGGCAGCCCGCTGAGCGCGCTCGACGGCGTGCCCGTAGGGCTCAAGGACATCTTCCTCACGGAGGGCCTGGAGACCACCTGTGGCTCGCGCCTGCTGGAGGGCTTCGTCCCGCCCTACGACGCCACCGTGGTGCGCCTGTTGAAGGAGGCGGGGCTGCCGCTGCTGGGCAAGCTGAACATGGACGAGTTCGCGATGGGCTCGTCCAACGAGTCGAGCGCCTACTTTCCTACGCACAACCCCTGGGACCTGACGCGCACGCCGGGAGGGTCCTCCGGAGGGTCCGCCGCGGCGGTGGCGGCGCGCGAGGTGTTCGGCGCGCTGGGCACGGACACCGGCGGCTCCATCCGCCAGCCCGCGGGGTTCACCAACACCGTGGGGCTCAAGCCCACCTATGGCCGGGTGTCGCGCTACGGCGTCATCGCCTACGCCTCGTCGTTGGATCAGCCCGGCCCCATGGCGCGCACGGTGGGGGACACCGCGGCGCTCTTCCAGCTCATCGCGCGGCATGATCCGCTGGACTCCACCTCCGCGGACGTGGAGACGCCGGACTGCCTCACGGGCCTGGAGGACGGGGTGCGCGGCCTCAGGCTGGGCGTGCCGCGCGAGTACTTCTCCGACGGCATGGACCCGGAGGTGGCGGGCACGCTGCGCGCGTCGCTGGAGGAGCTGGAGAAGCTGGGCGCGACGCTGGTGGACATCTCCCTGCCGCACACGAAGTACGCGCTGGCCACGTACTACCTGCTGGCCTCCTCGGAGGCCTCCAGCAACCTGGCCCGCTACGACGGCATCCGCTACGGGCAGCGGGCGAAGGACGCGCGGGGGCTCAAGGAGCTGTACACGCAGACGCGGGGGCAGGGCTTTGGCGCGGAGGTGAAGCTGCGCATCATGCTGGGCACCTACGCGCTGTCCGCCGGCTACTACGACGCCTACTACCTGCGCGCGCAGAAGGTCCGCACGCTCATCCGCGAGGACTTCACGCGGGCCTTCGGACAGGTGGACGCCATCGTGTCGCCCACGTCCCCGGTGCCCGCGTTCAAGTTGGGCGACAAGGTGGGCGACCCGCTGTCCATGTACCTGATGGACGTCTACACGCTGCCATGCAACCTGGCGGGCCTGCCCGGCCTGTCCGTGCCGTGCGGCTTCACGCAGGGCGGGCTGCCGGTGGGGATGCAGCTCCTGGGGCGCCCGTTCGACGAGGCCCGCCTGCTCCGCATCGCCCGCGCCTTCGAGCGCGAGCATGACTTCTTCCGCCGCGCCGTCCCCGTCTAG
- the gatB gene encoding Asp-tRNA(Asn)/Glu-tRNA(Gln) amidotransferase subunit GatB encodes MPLSDFQTVIGLEVHAQLLTQSKIFCGCSTAFGAEPNHHTCPVCLGMPGVLPVLNQRVVEYAVRAGLALGCSVKPTSVWSRKNYFYPDLPKGYQITQYDQPICEWGELVIDTPSGEKTVRVRRIHLEEDAGKSVHDASASAGQSLVDLNRAGVPLMEIVSEPDLRDADEAVEYLKALRDVLVYLGVNDGNLEEGSFRCDANVSVMPKGSTTYGQRCELKNLNSFRFLKQAIEYEAARQVDVLESGGKVQQETRLWDVNKGVTRSMRSKEDAHDYRYFPEPDLPPLRVSDALRDSQRQSLPELPRAKRTRFISEYGLPAYDARILTAERPLADFFEACAAHVSDAKKLSNWFLGELSRLLKEEGTPLSALRFTPAQLGELLATVEKGTVSANAAKDVLGEMFRTGRAPADIIAEKGLAQVSDVGAVEAVVDDILAKNAGEVEKYKAGKKSVYGFFVGQVMKAMKGKGNPGLVNELLKKKLGD; translated from the coding sequence ATGCCCCTGAGTGATTTCCAGACGGTCATCGGGCTCGAGGTCCACGCGCAGCTGCTCACGCAGTCGAAGATCTTCTGCGGCTGCTCCACCGCGTTCGGCGCCGAACCCAACCACCACACCTGCCCGGTGTGCCTGGGCATGCCCGGCGTGCTGCCGGTGCTCAACCAGCGCGTGGTGGAGTACGCGGTGCGCGCGGGGCTGGCGCTCGGGTGCTCGGTGAAGCCGACGAGCGTGTGGAGCCGGAAGAACTACTTCTACCCGGACCTGCCCAAGGGCTACCAGATCACCCAGTACGACCAGCCCATCTGCGAGTGGGGCGAGCTGGTCATCGACACGCCCTCCGGGGAGAAGACGGTGCGCGTGCGGCGCATCCACCTGGAGGAGGACGCGGGCAAGAGCGTGCACGACGCGTCCGCGTCCGCGGGCCAGAGCCTGGTGGACCTGAACCGCGCGGGCGTGCCGCTGATGGAGATCGTCAGCGAGCCGGACCTGCGCGACGCGGACGAGGCGGTGGAGTACCTCAAGGCGCTGCGCGACGTGCTGGTGTACCTGGGCGTCAACGACGGCAACCTGGAGGAGGGCAGCTTCCGCTGCGACGCCAACGTGTCGGTGATGCCGAAGGGCTCCACCACCTACGGGCAGCGCTGCGAGCTGAAGAACCTCAACTCGTTCCGCTTCCTCAAGCAGGCCATCGAGTACGAGGCGGCGCGGCAGGTGGACGTCCTCGAGTCCGGCGGCAAGGTGCAGCAGGAGACGCGCCTCTGGGACGTGAACAAGGGCGTCACCCGGTCGATGCGCTCCAAGGAGGACGCGCACGACTACCGCTACTTCCCGGAGCCGGACCTGCCGCCGCTGCGCGTGTCGGACGCGCTGCGGGATTCGCAGCGTCAGTCCCTGCCGGAGCTGCCGCGCGCCAAGCGCACGCGGTTCATCAGCGAGTACGGGCTGCCGGCCTACGACGCGCGCATCCTCACCGCCGAGCGCCCGCTGGCCGACTTCTTCGAGGCCTGCGCCGCGCACGTGTCGGACGCGAAGAAGCTCTCCAACTGGTTCCTGGGCGAGCTGAGCCGCCTGCTCAAGGAAGAGGGCACGCCGCTGTCCGCGCTGCGCTTCACGCCGGCGCAGTTGGGGGAGCTGCTGGCCACGGTGGAGAAGGGCACGGTGTCCGCGAACGCGGCGAAGGACGTGCTCGGGGAGATGTTCCGCACCGGCCGGGCGCCAGCGGACATCATCGCGGAGAAGGGCCTCGCGCAGGTGAGCGACGTGGGCGCGGTGGAGGCGGTGGTGGACGACATCCTCGCGAAGAACGCGGGCGAGGTGGAGAAGTACAAGGCCGGCAAGAAGAGCGTGTATGGCTTCTTCGTGGGCCAGGTGATGAAGGCGATGAAGGGCAAGGGCAACCCTGGCCTCGTCAACGAGCTGCTCAAGAAGAAGCTGGGGGACTAG
- a CDS encoding carbon-nitrogen hydrolase family protein translates to MATSLDLFAIQPRVTLDDYATPETFASHHRALAARADALRARDASGRPLNPALAVWPEMVGAALGLMGHLSRVRRRKTTHGAMTRVALAEWREMFRTWRAFRPPTLEECLYATVAPRVHRAMFETFSGIARDFGLWVVAGSALLPTNRLGPDTPEYEPAGARTFNTSYTFSPEGLCVGVTRKVNLVPTQEDVLHLSPGRPEDLPVLDTPFGRLGTLVCYDGFREPHTSGEPWFVPCAQYLDALGVDVLAQPSANAWAWDAPWAFNAPGESQLRREQWFNEGLFTQLRTLKRVRYAVNPQLTGGFFDNTFEAPSLILERRGPDDVHVLAQAADPRGEDVLHVTVPR, encoded by the coding sequence GTGGCCACCTCCCTCGACCTGTTCGCCATCCAGCCGCGCGTCACGCTCGACGACTACGCCACGCCGGAGACGTTCGCCTCGCACCACCGGGCGCTCGCCGCTCGCGCGGACGCGCTGCGCGCCCGGGACGCTTCCGGCCGCCCGCTGAACCCCGCGCTCGCGGTGTGGCCGGAGATGGTGGGCGCCGCGCTGGGGCTGATGGGCCACCTGTCGCGCGTGCGCCGCCGCAAGACGACCCACGGCGCGATGACGCGCGTGGCGCTCGCGGAGTGGCGGGAGATGTTCCGCACGTGGCGCGCCTTTCGCCCACCGACGCTGGAGGAGTGCCTCTACGCCACGGTGGCGCCCCGCGTGCACCGGGCCATGTTCGAGACCTTCTCCGGCATCGCACGCGACTTCGGGCTGTGGGTGGTGGCGGGCAGCGCGTTGCTCCCCACCAACCGCCTGGGCCCGGACACGCCCGAGTACGAACCCGCGGGCGCGCGCACCTTCAACACCAGCTACACGTTCTCACCGGAGGGGCTCTGCGTGGGCGTCACGCGCAAGGTGAACCTGGTGCCCACGCAGGAGGACGTGCTGCACCTGAGCCCTGGCCGTCCGGAGGACCTTCCCGTGCTGGACACGCCCTTCGGCAGGCTGGGCACGCTCGTCTGCTACGACGGCTTCCGGGAGCCGCACACGTCGGGCGAGCCGTGGTTCGTGCCGTGCGCGCAGTACCTGGACGCGCTGGGCGTGGACGTGCTCGCGCAGCCGTCCGCCAACGCGTGGGCCTGGGACGCGCCCTGGGCGTTCAACGCGCCGGGCGAGTCGCAGCTGCGCCGTGAGCAGTGGTTCAACGAGGGCCTCTTCACGCAGCTGCGAACCCTGAAGCGCGTGCGCTACGCGGTGAACCCGCAGCTCACCGGAGGCTTCTTCGACAACACCTTCGAAGCCCCCTCCCTCATCCTGGAGCGACGGGGACCGGACGACGTGCACGTGCTCGCCCAGGCCGCGGATCCACGCGGCGAGGACGTGCTCCACGTCACCGTCCCCCGCTAG